The Fulvivirga ligni genome window below encodes:
- a CDS encoding nuclear transport factor 2 family protein: MKAYSYKLLLLFLSLCLFSCNDDDEGPGENPPCGPVVDADVTAAVVNHHFTGFGMRDVDVIMEDYTEESILVTPDGSFIGLEEIETYYKNLLPNFPIDDTTLDIDILTVQEEIGYVVWHAETSDIDVPLGTDTFVVQDGMIMRQTFAAQILPK, from the coding sequence ATGAAAGCTTACTCATATAAATTGCTCCTTTTATTTCTAAGTCTTTGTCTGTTTTCCTGTAATGATGACGATGAAGGGCCGGGTGAGAATCCTCCATGTGGTCCAGTAGTTGACGCCGATGTTACTGCCGCTGTTGTGAATCACCATTTCACAGGATTCGGTATGAGGGATGTCGATGTGATCATGGAAGATTATACCGAAGAATCGATTCTTGTAACTCCTGATGGGTCATTTATCGGTTTGGAAGAGATAGAAACCTATTATAAGAACTTACTTCCCAATTTTCCAATTGATGATACTACCTTAGATATAGACATTCTTACTGTTCAGGAAGAAATAGGCTATGTGGTGTGGCATGCAGAAACCAGTGATATAGATGTGCCATTGGGTACTGATACTTTTGTGGTGCAGGATGGAATGATCATGCGCCAGACCTTTGCGGCTCAAATTTTACCCAAATAA
- a CDS encoding ABC transporter ATP-binding protein, whose amino-acid sequence MKKVNRLELENVSFAYEDETVVKSMSFHLEEGNHLSIIGASGCGKTTLLEIIYGLHIFQGEIKWLGEKLKGPEERLVPGEPFIKYVSQSFDLYPFHTAYENVGKHLKSMPYDEKEERIQELLAMVEMEDYADTKAKFLSGGQQQRIALVQALAEEPELLLLDEPFSHIDQYRKNALRRNIFNYLKEKNITCIVATHDPTEVLSYSDKTLVMKDGEVLQKDTPQNLYNNPQSLYVATLFGEVSKLPASAIWPGKAASKDIILYPHELYLAKASDFQVVVSGSYFCGSYYLIESVYEGNKVFFNHFEALKDKMTVCLAADFEQLKHRLN is encoded by the coding sequence ATGAAAAAAGTAAATAGGCTGGAGCTTGAAAATGTTTCCTTTGCTTACGAAGATGAGACGGTTGTAAAGTCAATGAGCTTTCATCTGGAAGAGGGAAATCATTTGAGTATTATTGGAGCTAGTGGATGCGGAAAAACAACCTTGCTTGAAATCATTTATGGCTTACATATATTTCAGGGAGAAATTAAATGGCTGGGTGAAAAATTAAAAGGCCCTGAGGAGCGCCTTGTTCCTGGAGAGCCCTTTATCAAATATGTTTCTCAATCCTTTGATCTTTATCCCTTTCATACTGCCTATGAAAATGTAGGAAAGCATTTGAAATCTATGCCTTATGATGAAAAGGAGGAGAGAATACAAGAACTTCTGGCCATGGTGGAGATGGAGGATTATGCTGATACAAAGGCCAAATTTTTAAGTGGTGGACAGCAGCAGCGTATTGCTTTGGTACAAGCTTTAGCAGAGGAACCTGAATTATTATTGCTCGATGAGCCTTTTAGCCATATCGATCAGTACAGAAAGAATGCCTTGAGGAGGAATATTTTCAATTATTTGAAAGAGAAAAACATCACCTGCATAGTGGCAACACATGACCCAACGGAGGTGCTTTCTTATTCTGATAAAACTTTAGTAATGAAGGATGGTGAGGTTTTGCAAAAGGACACACCACAAAATTTATACAATAACCCTCAGTCATTATATGTAGCAACATTATTTGGCGAGGTAAGTAAACTCCCTGCCTCTGCAATTTGGCCTGGAAAAGCTGCTTCAAAAGATATAATTCTTTACCCTCATGAGTTGTACTTAGCGAAAGCTTCTGATTTTCAGGTAGTAGTGTCTGGTTCCTATTTTTGCGGCAGCTATTATCTCATTGAATCGGTTTATGAAGGGAATAAAGTCTTTTTTAATCACTTTGAAGCCTTAAAAGATAAGATGACGGTTTGTCTAGCCGCTGATTTTGAGCAACTTAAGCATAGATTAAATTAA
- the acs gene encoding acetate--CoA ligase — MINKIQTLSGYFYDYQKSVQDPEHFWSRVADSFYWHKRWDKVVDWNFKKPDIKWFTDAKLNITENILERHLFLLGDKPAIIWEPNEPNEKNRTITYKQLHEMVCQFANTLKKNGIEKGDRVIIYMPMVPEAAVAMLACARVGAVHSVVFAGFSAKSLADRIDDCQAKMVLTSDGNFRGDKKIPVKAVVDEAVANTSTIEKVIVYKRTGQDVEMNADRDIWWHDAIEGVSTENKAEIMDSEDMLFILYTSGSTGKPKGVVHTCGGYMVYTCYSFQNVFQYNTGDVYWCTADVGWITGHSYIVYGPLLAGATTLMYEGVPTYPDPGRFWEICDKYQVNQFYTAPTAIRALQAYGTEPLEPYKLDSLRVIGSVGEPINEEAWHWYHDHVGKGRCPIVDTWWQTETGGILVSPIAGVTPTKPSYATLPLPGVQLAILDNDGNELKGNSVEGNLCVKFPWPSILRTTYGDHERCKQTYFSSFKGYYFTGDGVKRDEDGYYRILGRVDDVINVSGHRMGTAEVENAINEHPKVVESAVVGYPHDIKGQGIYAYVICDMEGRSEDNLKQEIRQTVNKIIGPIAKPDKIQIVPGLPKTRSGKIMRRILRKIASGDTSNLGDTSTLLNPEIVESIKSNVVE; from the coding sequence ATGATTAACAAAATACAGACATTAAGTGGGTACTTCTATGACTACCAAAAGAGTGTCCAAGATCCAGAACATTTTTGGTCACGCGTGGCCGATTCCTTCTATTGGCATAAGAGGTGGGATAAGGTTGTAGATTGGAATTTTAAGAAGCCTGATATCAAATGGTTTACCGATGCCAAACTAAATATTACAGAAAACATTCTCGAACGTCATCTTTTCTTATTAGGAGATAAGCCTGCTATTATATGGGAGCCTAATGAGCCTAACGAAAAGAACAGAACGATCACCTACAAGCAGCTCCATGAAATGGTTTGCCAATTTGCTAATACGCTGAAAAAGAATGGTATAGAAAAAGGTGATAGAGTAATAATATACATGCCAATGGTACCGGAGGCAGCTGTGGCTATGCTGGCCTGTGCTCGGGTTGGGGCCGTCCATTCGGTGGTTTTCGCTGGTTTTTCTGCTAAATCACTAGCTGATAGGATTGATGATTGCCAAGCAAAGATGGTACTTACTTCTGATGGTAACTTCAGAGGGGATAAAAAAATACCTGTAAAAGCTGTGGTTGATGAAGCCGTTGCCAATACGTCTACCATAGAAAAAGTAATAGTATACAAAAGAACGGGTCAGGATGTGGAAATGAATGCTGACCGCGATATCTGGTGGCACGATGCTATTGAGGGAGTATCTACAGAAAACAAAGCTGAAATTATGGACTCTGAAGATATGCTGTTTATTCTATATACCTCAGGTTCTACTGGCAAGCCTAAAGGTGTAGTTCACACTTGCGGAGGTTATATGGTTTATACCTGCTATTCTTTCCAAAATGTATTTCAATATAATACAGGGGATGTCTATTGGTGTACCGCCGATGTGGGTTGGATTACAGGACATTCCTATATAGTTTACGGCCCTTTACTGGCAGGAGCTACTACATTAATGTATGAAGGTGTGCCTACTTATCCGGATCCAGGTAGGTTCTGGGAGATATGTGATAAGTATCAGGTTAATCAATTTTATACCGCTCCAACTGCTATTAGAGCATTGCAGGCTTATGGAACTGAGCCTTTAGAGCCTTATAAACTAGATTCATTAAGGGTAATCGGATCTGTGGGTGAGCCCATTAACGAGGAAGCCTGGCACTGGTATCACGACCATGTGGGTAAAGGCAGATGTCCTATAGTGGATACATGGTGGCAGACGGAGACCGGAGGTATTTTGGTATCCCCTATTGCTGGGGTAACGCCAACTAAACCATCTTATGCTACTTTACCGCTTCCAGGAGTTCAGCTGGCTATTTTAGATAATGATGGAAATGAATTAAAGGGAAATAGTGTAGAAGGAAATCTTTGTGTGAAATTTCCTTGGCCATCCATATTAAGAACTACCTATGGAGACCATGAAAGGTGTAAGCAAACTTATTTCTCAAGCTTTAAAGGCTATTATTTTACTGGTGATGGTGTAAAAAGAGATGAAGATGGATACTATAGAATTCTTGGTAGAGTAGATGATGTGATCAATGTATCGGGGCACAGAATGGGTACTGCTGAAGTGGAAAATGCCATTAACGAGCACCCGAAAGTTGTAGAGTCTGCCGTAGTAGGATATCCGCATGATATTAAAGGTCAAGGAATCTATGCCTACGTTATCTGTGATATGGAAGGTAGATCTGAGGATAACCTTAAGCAAGAAATAAGACAGACCGTTAATAAAATCATTGGGCCAATTGCCAAGCCGGATAAAATTCAAATTGTTCCTGGACTTCCTAAAACAAGGTCAGGTAAAATCATGCGACGAATTCTGCGTAAAATTGCTAGTGGCGACACCTCTAATTTAGGAGATACATCTACGTTATTAAATCCGGAGATTGTTGAATCAATAAAATCTAATGTGGTAGAGTGA
- a CDS encoding DUF4421 family protein → MAAGLKPVLVHGQDEVQSDSIYSTYVKRFPDKFNAKLLGSDKLLSLDLISQSNRKDRVNYFPNNQGFLGVGVYMFDIGFEMSVKVPDFLQKDEAQFGSTDFKDFQGNIYGRKWCFDVTYQKYQGFYINNADRVYPDFDKTGVYPFRGDLSVRKIILNGIHIFNHDKYSFRAGYNQSERQLKSAGSVLLLTSFNRTKISADSAILPMEVGQGFGNDIGFENGNFNALSFLPGYGYTFVKKYFYFNINATAGVGLQFQEYQIDEESESDIVLESKVNFRASLGYDHDNFFFGATAIYDNGNMQLQDSKIRSATGNYKVFIGYRFEEFGFLKHSIREVLDRVGL, encoded by the coding sequence ATGGCTGCTGGGCTAAAACCTGTGCTGGTGCATGGCCAGGATGAGGTGCAGTCTGATTCTATTTACTCTACTTACGTCAAGAGATTTCCTGATAAATTCAACGCTAAATTATTAGGGAGCGATAAGCTTCTTTCTCTAGATCTGATTAGCCAATCTAATCGTAAGGATAGGGTCAACTATTTTCCTAACAATCAGGGTTTTTTAGGAGTTGGAGTCTATATGTTTGACATAGGCTTTGAAATGTCAGTGAAAGTTCCTGATTTTCTACAAAAAGATGAAGCACAGTTTGGTTCTACAGATTTCAAAGATTTCCAAGGTAATATATATGGTAGGAAATGGTGCTTTGATGTTACTTATCAAAAGTACCAAGGCTTCTATATAAATAATGCTGACAGGGTTTATCCAGATTTCGATAAAACAGGAGTATACCCATTTAGAGGTGATCTTTCAGTAAGGAAAATTATTTTGAATGGAATCCATATTTTCAATCATGATAAATATTCTTTCAGAGCCGGTTATAACCAATCAGAAAGGCAGCTTAAAAGTGCTGGTTCCGTGTTGTTGCTCACTTCTTTTAATCGTACTAAGATATCAGCGGATTCAGCCATCCTTCCAATGGAGGTTGGTCAGGGCTTTGGTAATGACATTGGTTTTGAAAATGGAAACTTTAATGCACTCTCATTTCTGCCGGGCTATGGCTACACATTCGTGAAAAAATATTTCTACTTTAATATCAACGCTACCGCTGGCGTGGGACTTCAGTTTCAAGAATATCAGATAGATGAAGAATCTGAGAGTGATATTGTGCTGGAGAGTAAAGTTAATTTCAGAGCCTCACTGGGTTACGATCATGATAATTTCTTCTTCGGAGCTACCGCCATTTATGATAATGGAAATATGCAGCTGCAAGACTCGAAGATTAGAAGTGCCACAGGTAATTATAAGGTGTTCATCGGCTATCGCTTCGAGGAATTTGGCTTTTTAAAGCATAGTATTCGAGAAGTGTTAGATAGAGTAGGGTTATAG
- a CDS encoding glycosyltransferase family 4 protein, translated as MRIVLIHQYFKTPAEGGGIRSYYIAKYLKQLGHEVHVITAYNNESAHFKNIDGINIHYLPVYYTNHLSFWSRVHAFARFVLMSRRVLKKLQPIDFNYVITTPLTTGIIGLYVKWRFKNPYIFEVGDMWPDAPIELGVLKNQLLKRAAFWLEKKSYQGADKLVALSPDIKEYIQTKVKSKDIEVVTNMADVDFFKRNPKDASLIAKYGVEGKFVITYAGTVGMANHLEYLLDIAYAVKEDSRFHFIIAGDGARLRSIKEKGNQQNLTNLSFISFTDKEGVKEVLNISDAIYVSFTNVPVLSSGSPNKFFDGIAAGKLVIINFKGWIKELIVKHSCGFYCDPIKPGDFKRLIMPYLEDENHLEMAQQNSRILAENYFSKEKQLGKLREFLNL; from the coding sequence ATGCGCATTGTTCTTATTCATCAGTATTTTAAAACTCCAGCCGAAGGTGGAGGCATTCGTTCCTATTATATTGCAAAATACCTAAAGCAGTTGGGGCACGAAGTGCATGTGATCACTGCTTATAATAATGAGTCTGCTCATTTTAAAAATATCGATGGAATAAATATCCATTATCTTCCCGTCTATTATACCAATCATTTAAGTTTCTGGAGCAGAGTCCATGCTTTTGCTCGGTTTGTGCTCATGTCTCGTCGAGTATTGAAGAAACTTCAGCCTATAGATTTTAATTATGTAATTACTACGCCACTTACCACAGGTATAATTGGTCTTTATGTAAAATGGAGATTTAAAAATCCTTACATATTTGAGGTGGGTGACATGTGGCCGGATGCTCCCATAGAATTGGGTGTTTTAAAAAATCAATTGTTAAAAAGAGCGGCATTCTGGTTAGAAAAGAAAAGTTATCAAGGGGCGGATAAGTTAGTTGCCTTGTCTCCAGATATTAAGGAATATATCCAGACTAAGGTAAAGAGTAAAGATATTGAGGTAGTAACCAATATGGCTGATGTTGATTTTTTCAAACGAAATCCTAAAGATGCGTCATTAATTGCGAAGTACGGGGTAGAGGGGAAGTTTGTAATCACCTATGCCGGCACGGTGGGCATGGCCAACCATTTAGAATACTTACTTGATATAGCTTACGCAGTTAAAGAGGACAGTCGATTTCATTTTATAATAGCTGGCGATGGAGCACGGCTCAGGAGTATTAAAGAAAAAGGCAACCAACAAAACTTGACCAACCTCTCCTTTATAAGTTTTACTGATAAGGAGGGCGTAAAAGAAGTGTTAAATATTTCTGACGCCATATATGTATCTTTCACTAATGTTCCGGTGCTTTCCTCAGGGAGTCCTAATAAGTTTTTTGATGGCATAGCGGCAGGCAAATTGGTAATTATCAATTTTAAAGGGTGGATAAAAGAGCTAATTGTAAAACATTCTTGTGGGTTTTATTGTGATCCTATAAAGCCGGGTGATTTTAAGCGTTTGATCATGCCTTATTTAGAAGATGAGAATCATCTTGAAATGGCACAGCAGAATTCCAGGATCTTAGCGGAGAATTATTTTTCCAAAGAGAAACAGCTAGGTAAACTAAGAGAATTTCTTAATTTGTGA
- the nth gene encoding endonuclease III, whose protein sequence is MQRKERFKEFVNYFTTHQPDAETELLYSNPYELLVAVILSAQCTDKRINQVTPALFRDFPTPEHLAASHFNELFPYIRSVSYPNNKTKHLLGMAKMLVEEFDSVIPEDVKTLQKLPGVGRKTANVIASVIYNQPTMAVDTHVFRVSKRLGLVNQNLKTPLEVEKQLIKQIPDEFIARAHHWLILHGRYVCLARRPQCEKCNITHFCRYYEKNQGII, encoded by the coding sequence ATGCAAAGAAAAGAGCGATTTAAAGAATTTGTAAACTACTTCACTACTCATCAGCCTGATGCTGAAACGGAACTTTTGTACAGTAATCCGTATGAGCTTCTTGTGGCTGTTATTTTAAGTGCTCAGTGTACTGATAAACGTATTAATCAGGTAACGCCAGCTCTCTTTCGTGATTTTCCTACGCCAGAACATTTGGCGGCAAGTCACTTCAACGAGCTTTTTCCTTATATAAGATCCGTATCATACCCAAATAACAAAACCAAGCACTTACTTGGAATGGCGAAAATGTTGGTGGAGGAGTTTGATAGTGTTATTCCAGAGGACGTGAAAACATTGCAGAAGCTGCCAGGTGTTGGAAGGAAAACTGCTAATGTAATTGCTTCAGTAATCTATAACCAGCCTACTATGGCGGTAGACACTCATGTTTTTAGGGTGTCTAAAAGGTTAGGACTGGTAAATCAAAATCTAAAAACTCCATTAGAGGTAGAGAAACAGCTCATCAAGCAAATTCCAGATGAGTTTATTGCAAGAGCACACCATTGGCTTATTTTACATGGCCGATACGTGTGCTTAGCAAGAAGACCTCAGTGTGAGAAATGCAATATCACTCATTTCTGTAGGTACTATGAAAAGAATCAGGGCATAATTTAG
- a CDS encoding RNA polymerase sigma factor has translation MEKYRISDSKLVSLYKQGNEEAFEQLLHRHKSRIYTTIYLIVKDHYIAEDLLQETFVKAINTIKGGRYNEEGKFLPWITRIAHNLSIDYFRKEKRYPTMILEDGSKVFNTLEFAEESVESDQIRKDTYSKVRDLIQELPDSQREVLIMRHYMEMSFQEIAEQTGVSINTALGRMRYALINLRKKMKQYNIAYDQNIYPR, from the coding sequence ATGGAGAAGTATAGGATTAGTGACAGCAAACTAGTGTCACTTTACAAACAGGGTAACGAAGAGGCTTTCGAGCAGTTGCTACATAGGCACAAGTCGCGTATATATACCACTATTTACCTTATTGTAAAGGATCATTACATTGCTGAAGATCTTTTGCAGGAGACCTTTGTAAAAGCTATCAATACTATCAAGGGAGGCAGATACAATGAAGAAGGAAAGTTTTTACCGTGGATTACAAGGATTGCTCATAATCTTTCTATCGATTATTTTAGAAAAGAGAAGCGTTATCCTACCATGATTTTGGAAGACGGTAGCAAAGTATTTAATACTTTGGAGTTTGCTGAAGAGTCTGTGGAATCAGACCAGATAAGGAAGGATACGTATTCCAAAGTTCGTGATTTAATACAGGAGTTACCAGATAGCCAAAGAGAGGTATTAATCATGAGACACTACATGGAAATGAGTTTCCAGGAGATTGCAGAACAAACTGGTGTTAGTATAAATACAGCTTTAGGTAGAATGCGTTATGCGCTGATCAACCTAAGGAAGAAAATGAAACAATATAATATTGCCTATGACCAAAACATTTACCCAAGATGA
- the uvrA gene encoding excinuclease ABC subunit UvrA produces MQDTTATLEEKLESLDPKQHIIIKRARVNNLKNLSVAIPRNKLVVITGLSGSGKSSLAFDTLFAEGQRMYVESLSSYARQFLGRMEKPEVDYIKGVSPAIAIEQKVNTRNPRSTVGTTTEIYDYLKLLFARIGVTYSPISGKRVSKDSVTDVVNFINSYEEGTKVMVSCPLKKNAERTTEQELNILLSKGYTRIIVGDDVLFIEDLLQDSGALKKDAAIEILIDRAVVKPDDEDTQYRLSDSVQTAYFEGIGDCYIHIMGKETRHFSDRFEEDGMKFQEPNVNFFSFNNPYGACRTCEGFGKVLGIDPDLVIPDKSLSIYEGAIAPWRSETMKKWLNPLLKDGIRFDFPIHRPYIELTDEQKQLLWEGNKYFDGLNSFFKFIESKTHKIQYRVLLSRYRGRTVCPDCRGTRLRKDASYVKIGGKSITDIVLLPIGKVINYFDQLELNDNDKSIARRLLKEINNRLSYIERVGLGYLTLNRMTSTLSGGEFQRIKLATSLGSALVGSMYILDEPSIGLHPRDTERLVGVLKSLRDMGNTVIVVEHEEEVMTAADQIIDIGPDAGVHGGELMFQGTVDELEGSDSHTADYLLGRERIVVPTSRRKWKDSISIFGASENNLKNIDVKFPLDVLTVVTGVSGSGKSTLVKKILYPGVGKILGTVSEATGKFDKLEGDYEKITQIEFVDQNPIGKSSRSNPVTYVKAYDAIRQLFADQPLSKQRGYKPSHFSFNVDGGRCETCQGEGVVKIEMQFMADIFLTCESCKGKRFKQEILDVEYQGKSIADVLDLTVEESLEFFDGKTAILNKIQPLFDVGLGYIGLGQSSNSLSGGEAQRVKLAFYLGKNSRDNKDHILFIFDEPTTGLHFHDITQLLNSINALVEQGNSVIIIEHNMEIIKSADWIIDLGPEGGENGGNICYEGTPEDMVKLKDNHTARFLKDKL; encoded by the coding sequence ATGCAAGATACTACAGCCACTCTCGAAGAAAAATTGGAATCTCTTGATCCCAAGCAGCATATAATAATAAAAAGGGCACGCGTAAACAATCTAAAAAACCTTAGCGTAGCCATTCCAAGAAATAAATTAGTTGTGATTACCGGACTCTCCGGGTCTGGTAAATCTTCTCTGGCTTTTGACACTCTTTTTGCCGAAGGACAAAGGATGTATGTAGAAAGCTTAAGCTCATACGCACGTCAATTCCTTGGCCGTATGGAAAAACCAGAGGTAGATTACATTAAAGGGGTCTCTCCTGCCATTGCGATAGAGCAAAAGGTAAATACCAGAAACCCAAGATCTACCGTAGGTACCACCACAGAAATTTATGACTATTTAAAGCTCTTATTCGCTAGAATAGGCGTTACTTATTCCCCTATTTCAGGTAAAAGAGTTTCTAAAGATAGCGTTACTGATGTAGTTAACTTCATTAATTCATATGAGGAAGGAACCAAAGTAATGGTAAGCTGCCCTCTGAAGAAGAATGCTGAAAGAACTACGGAGCAGGAGCTAAACATTCTCCTTAGTAAAGGCTATACCAGAATCATTGTAGGTGATGATGTGCTTTTTATAGAAGATTTGCTTCAAGATTCCGGCGCACTTAAGAAAGACGCTGCCATAGAGATTTTGATAGACCGCGCCGTGGTAAAGCCAGATGATGAAGACACCCAATATCGCTTGTCCGATTCTGTTCAAACTGCCTATTTTGAGGGTATTGGCGACTGTTACATTCATATCATGGGTAAAGAAACTCGCCATTTCTCTGACAGATTTGAGGAAGATGGAATGAAGTTTCAAGAGCCTAATGTAAACTTCTTCAGCTTTAACAATCCATATGGAGCTTGTAGAACTTGCGAAGGTTTTGGAAAAGTATTGGGCATTGATCCTGACCTGGTAATTCCTGATAAAAGCCTTTCAATATACGAGGGGGCAATTGCTCCATGGAGAAGTGAAACCATGAAAAAATGGCTTAATCCGCTTCTTAAAGATGGAATAAGATTTGATTTTCCAATTCACAGACCCTACATAGAACTTACTGACGAGCAAAAGCAATTGCTTTGGGAAGGAAATAAGTATTTCGATGGCCTGAATTCATTTTTTAAATTCATTGAATCTAAAACTCACAAGATCCAATATAGGGTTTTATTATCAAGATATAGAGGTAGAACAGTTTGCCCTGACTGCCGCGGCACCCGATTGAGAAAAGATGCTTCTTACGTGAAAATTGGAGGCAAATCAATCACTGATATAGTTCTTCTTCCAATCGGTAAAGTCATTAATTATTTTGATCAATTAGAACTTAATGACAATGATAAAAGTATTGCTCGCAGACTTTTAAAGGAAATTAATAACAGGCTTTCATACATTGAAAGAGTGGGCTTGGGCTATCTTACGCTCAACAGAATGACCTCTACGCTCTCTGGCGGTGAGTTTCAAAGAATAAAATTAGCTACCTCACTCGGAAGTGCATTGGTGGGAAGTATGTATATTCTGGATGAACCTAGTATTGGTCTTCATCCGAGAGATACAGAGAGATTGGTTGGGGTGTTAAAATCCCTTCGCGACATGGGAAACACTGTAATAGTGGTAGAACATGAAGAAGAAGTAATGACAGCCGCTGATCAAATCATAGATATAGGACCAGATGCCGGGGTACACGGTGGCGAATTAATGTTCCAGGGCACTGTAGATGAGTTAGAAGGCTCTGATTCTCATACCGCTGATTATCTATTGGGTAGAGAAAGAATTGTAGTGCCAACCAGCAGACGCAAATGGAAGGATTCCATTTCCATCTTCGGAGCTAGCGAAAATAACTTGAAGAACATCGATGTTAAGTTTCCACTTGATGTACTTACTGTAGTTACAGGAGTAAGTGGATCAGGAAAGTCTACATTGGTTAAAAAGATACTTTATCCTGGTGTTGGGAAAATTTTAGGAACCGTTTCTGAAGCTACCGGTAAGTTTGATAAGCTGGAAGGTGACTATGAGAAAATAACCCAGATTGAGTTTGTTGATCAAAACCCAATTGGTAAATCTTCTCGTTCTAATCCTGTAACTTATGTGAAAGCTTATGATGCCATAAGACAGCTATTCGCTGATCAGCCGTTATCTAAGCAAAGAGGCTATAAACCATCTCATTTTTCATTTAACGTGGATGGTGGCCGCTGTGAAACCTGTCAGGGAGAGGGTGTAGTTAAAATTGAAATGCAGTTTATGGCTGACATCTTCCTCACTTGTGAGAGCTGCAAAGGAAAAAGATTTAAGCAGGAAATTCTGGATGTAGAATATCAGGGAAAGAGCATAGCTGATGTGCTAGACCTGACGGTAGAGGAAAGTCTTGAGTTTTTTGATGGCAAAACCGCTATTCTTAATAAAATTCAGCCCCTTTTTGATGTTGGCTTAGGTTATATTGGTCTTGGTCAATCCTCTAATTCACTTAGTGGTGGGGAAGCACAACGTGTAAAACTCGCTTTCTACTTAGGCAAAAATAGCAGGGATAATAAAGACCATATTCTGTTCATCTTTGATGAACCTACTACAGGTTTGCATTTCCATGACATCACCCAGCTACTAAATTCTATCAATGCTTTAGTGGAACAGGGTAACAGCGTGATCATCATTGAGCATAACATGGAAATAATTAAGTCAGCAGACTGGATTATTGATCTTGGTCCTGAAGGTGGGGAAAACGGTGGAAATATTTGTTACGAAGGTACACCTGAAGACATGGTTAAGCTAAAAGACAACCATACCGCCAGGTTCTTGAAAGATAAACTTTAA